The Psychrobacillus sp. FSL K6-4046 DNA window CTCTAATCCAACTATTCCAAAGGGAGCCTTTTCGAAACCATGTGCTTTTTCTTCATCTGTGTGAGGGGCATGATCTGTTGCTATAAAATCTAAAGTTCCATCTAACAATCCCTCACGTAAAGCCATCATGTCGTCTCTACCTCTTAGCGGAGGATTCATCTTCCAAATTGCATCATTTGCTGGAATATCCTCCTCGCAAAGTAATAAATGATGTGGACTTACTTCTGCAGTAACATGGATGCCGGCTTTCTTAGCGTCTCGAATCACTCGAACAGATTCCTTTGTACTTACATGGCAAACATGATAATGTGCTCCTGCTGCTTCAGCTAATAATATATCTCTCGCAATATGTACCGATTCTGAAACCGAATGGATTCCTTTTAATCCAAGCTCTTCATTTCGCTTTCCTTTATGCATTACCCCACCGTACAAAAGGGAATTATCCTCACAGTGAGCTACAACAGGAATAGTATGTTTTGCTGCCTCTTGCATCGCTTCCAGCATAGTTCCAGCTGTTTGTACACCGACTCCATCATCTGTTAAAGCAAATGCACCAAGTTCTTTTAGTGCGGCTATATCTGTACGTTCTTTACCTGCTTGACGTATGGTAATAGAAGCATAAGGAAGTACTCGAACTAGTGCATTTTTATCTACTAAATCTAATACATGAGAGAAGTTTTCTACTGTATCTGGAACTGGACGAGTATTTGGCATCGCACAAATCGTAGTATATCCCCCTT harbors:
- a CDS encoding dihydroorotase, giving the protein MTKIIQNVQLVNKSGELQTTSVVVKDGKIAEITPTPTLEDAQVIDGKGMLLSAGFIDVHVHLREPGGEHKETIETGTKAAAKGGYTTICAMPNTRPVPDTVENFSHVLDLVDKNALVRVLPYASITIRQAGKERTDIAALKELGAFALTDDGVGVQTAGTMLEAMQEAAKHTIPVVAHCEDNSLLYGGVMHKGKRNEELGLKGIHSVSESVHIARDILLAEAAGAHYHVCHVSTKESVRVIRDAKKAGIHVTAEVSPHHLLLCEEDIPANDAIWKMNPPLRGRDDMMALREGLLDGTLDFIATDHAPHTDEEKAHGFEKAPFGIVGLETAFPLLYTHFVKTGAWSLKQLLDYLTIKPANVFGFEFGKLEVGAPADLVLVDLKKEQKIDKEAFLSKGKNTPFDGWVCTGWPQVTIYNGEIVWQEEQA